The DNA segment cttcagcatcagtccttccaaagaacacccaggattgatctcctttaggatgaactggttggacctccttgcactccaagggactctcaagagtcttttccaacaccacagttcaaaagcatcaattcttcggcactcagctttctttacagtccaactctcacatccatacatgaccactggaaaaaccatagctttgactagacggacctttgttggcaaagtaatgtctctgcttttgaatatgcaatctaggttggtcataactttccttccaaggagtaagcgtcttttaatttcatggctgcaaggtGCATCCCTTTAATTTGCTGATTTACATGAGGGCATTCAAGTTGCCAATGCCAAACTAAGAACCATCACCAGgcactacatttttaaaaattgtttaaaatcgCCTCCCTTTATAAGTTTTTATCAACACTACTTTTAAGTTACTAGGCATGATATttcttacggagaaggcaatggcaccccactccagtactcttgcctggaaaatcccatggatggaggagcctggtaggctgcagttcatggagttgctgagtcggacacgactgagcaacttcactttcacttttcactttcatgcattggagacggaaatggcaacccaatccagtgttcttgcctggagaatcccagggacgggggatcctggtgggctgccgtctatggggttgcacagagtcggacacgactgaagcgaccagcagcagcagatgtttctTATCcaaagaaggagggaagaaagtttAATTCTGAACAACTGATTATCATGAGATAATCTCCACATGACGAAGTGTTCCACTTCCAAAGGTTAACTGTTAAAAATCATCTGGAAAGTGAtggaatactttggccacctgatgtgaagagctgactcactggaaaagaccctgatgccgggaaagactgagggcaaaaggagaaggtggtgacagaggatgaaatggctggatagcatcactgactcatggacatgaatctgagcaaactttgggagagagtgaaagacagggaagcctggcgtgctgaggtccatggggtcgcaaagagtcagacacaagtgattgaacaacaacaacaatctccaCATAACGAAGTTTGCCACTTCCAGAGGTTAACTGTTAAAAATCATCTGGAAAGTGATGGAAACTTTCCAGATCGCAGCTTGGCTCTGTTTTCTGATGGCCTCTGCAAGAACAGACACAGACGGCTTCCCATTGCTGGGGAAAGAGCAGCACAGAGGATGTGTCCACAGGCAGAACAGGAACGGAAATTAGGTCTATTTCTGCTcctattttaattctttatttttaaatctagagcagagtttgTTTGGCAAAATCTAAATGTTTTCGATTCTGCAGACCGATAcaattaccaaaaaaataaaaaataaaatagggggGAGACTAACCCAGGGAAGCCACCTTTCCCTTCTGCCAAGAAAGAGCATTACCATGTACCACCAGCATCTGTCATCACCAACGTTTGATGTAAAGAGAACTTTTGTTGACAACAGCCTACAGTTAAAGCAGGAAAGAGTCTCAGAATGAAGCTAAGTTCAATAAATACCTCTTAATAAAAATGCCTTGGTTTAGGATTGCTTTTCTTCAACAAAACCTGTAAGAAAAAGCCATCGCCTACCTGATGCTGATTTGCCGGTCATCGGGGTAGGCAGGTTTGCTTCTCGAGGTGCTGGGCCCCCTTGGGAATTCTTATCCCACAGATTCACATTCTTGTAGTTATAACTGTTGGGGTCTCCCCACGCGGAAGTGCCATCGTCAATGTCCATCTTCCGACTGATCGACTGCGGGGATGGCTCTTCCCAACCGCTGGGTTCCTCATCCTTGGGGGTTACTGGCTGCGGCCCGCTGCTCCAGTTGGAATTGGAAGGTCGTCCGTTGCCTGGCGGTGGTGGGGCTGGGCCTCCCCAGGAGCCAGAGGCTTCAGGTTGTGGTGGTGGTAGCTGCTGTGGCGGCTGCTGCTGTTGGTGCTGTTTGTTCCAGGAACTGGGCTGTCTGCCTGTCTCCGTCCATGCCGGAGACCTTTTGCAGTCTTCCCACCCGCCTTTGGAAGCCAGGCTTGCGTTCCCACCACTCCCCCAAGTCCCGATTTCACTCTGCCCACCTTCGCCCCACCCGGACACAGGTTTACTTGCAGCATTTTCCCAATTGCTGGTTTTCGCCTGATCCACCTCCTCTCCCCAACCATTCTTTCCAGAAGTCCATCCTTGGTTGGGCTGGcgtccacctccccacccctgatCCTTGCTGGAGTTCTCATTCCAAGAGGAAGATGTCTTCTCGTCCGGTCGTCCTCCTCCCCAGTTGGAAGAGTTGTTGTTCTTATAGTCATTCCAGCCTCCTGTGTTCTTGGGGTCTTTCCACTCTGTAGAGGCTGAGAGCTCTCCCCATCCAGACTTCATTTGATTGCTTTGGCTGGGTGCGTCTCCCCAGCCCCCTGAGCTCTTGGTCTGTGTGGCAGCGCTCTCCCACCCCTCAGTTCCTTTGTCAGATTTCCCCTCGGGCCTTGGCACCTCTTCAACGTCCCACACTGTGTCCTGCTTAATTTGAGTTTGGCCCCAGCCAGTGTTTGAGAGCACCCTGGGGTCCAAATCAGTTCGGCTCAAAAGAGTCTGCAAGACAGCCTGACAATCAGGATGTGTGGGCCGGTACGACCGACGGCCAGAATTGTGACTGTCACTACTTCCTGCTTTGTGGTTGCTTCCAGTGCTTTGACCTCCAACTTCACTTCCCGTGGAGCTGGAAGATCTTCCCCAACAGGGAGCCTGGGCATTGCCTTGGTTTTCAGGGAGGGGGTGGCCCTTCTGATTGTCCCATGCTCCAGTGCTAGAATTTGGTTGGTTTGGACCACTCCATTCTCCAATTTTCAACTCGTCAGACCCAGTCGGCTGTTTCCATTCTCCCTGAGAGACCCCGGATGTCATTTTGTTCCCTTCACCCCATTTGTTGTCATTAGAGTCCTGAGGGCCAAAGTTCCAGGACCCACCCGTAGACCTGTTATTGTTGTCCCAAGAGTCACTTTTTGACCCAGTTGATTTCTGAACAGGAGCTCCTTTCCAGgactcctctctctcctttccattgttcccattgtttccagAATTGCTTTGTCCAGAGGCTGTGTCAGTTCCAGAAGGCCCCCTAGCTGCACCCCAAGATCCAACACTCCCAGTCTTTCGATCTCCAGTGCTTTGTGAAGGGGCATCAGTGCTCCTGGAGGCGTTCCCCAAGCCCATCCCAAAGGGCATTCCCTTATTCTCCATGGGGTTTGGTGAACTTGAGTTCAAGGAGttagtgtttccattttttggtCCATCAGTGTTATGAATTTGAGCCTGCTCTCTGCCAGAGACAACAAAATTAACACCCGCATTTTCCATCTTTGACTGCTGTTCCCTGGATGCCTGACCTACTGTGCTAACCTGTGCATTGGAATTACTAGTCTCCGTTTCCAATGCCCCTTTCCTAGAATTTCCTTCTTGGACCAGCGCTGGCCAGGCAGATGGGTTGCTATTTGGGTTAAAGTTGCTGAAGCCAGAGCCAGGTCCAATTCTCTCCTGACCACTCACATTCCTCCAGTTTCCTAGTCCATTGTTGCTCTCCGTAGTAGAGTTGGAAGATTGAACAGATTTAGCCTTAGGGTCAGATTTCCAGACCCCAAGATTACATTCGTTCCCGGAACTTGCAGACTGGCACTGGCTCCCTTTTCCTTTGTTACTAGTGGTGCTTCCTGGCAGAGTGCTCTTCTCAGAGCCAGGGTTCGAGGCACTGTTGTTATCGGTGGTGTTTTCGGAAGAAGACTCAGTGTCTTTGCTGGCAATGCAAGGCCACTCTTCCATGTCAGACCCGTCTACAATCACCTTGTCCCAGATGTGAAGGGGGTTGGAGGAGGCGCCGCTGTTGGAGGAGGCTCCCGGGCCCCAAGTGGAATTTGCATAATTTGAAGCAGCAGCACCTCCAAGGGTTGACTCTGAGAAAGAGATGGTGTCATTAATCACAGTGGCACGCGCATCATCTCAACACCTCGAGCTCAAACTGCCCCAAAAGTGAGCTCGTCACTTCCCCACAAACTAGTTCTCTGCCCACTGCCTGCCTTACTTAACTGTGTCATGCCTGTCTGAGTCGTCGCTTCTGTCTTGCCTGGCTGGTGTATTTGCTAACTCTAACCCCTAGGACCTCTCAAAGCTACCCTCGTGCTacttccagggacagagaaggggCTTCCCGTATCTTGAGACAATGCAGTTAATAGCCTATCCTTGCTTTACAGCTACAACCCACTCTAAACACCCCTAGTATTAGTAAAGCACACCTTTGATTATATCACTGCTCTATGGAAAGCACTGGAGAGTTTCGTAGTGTGTAAGAATAAAGCTAAACTCTTGGGCCTGAGGTCTCACCAAGATGTTCCACAACCTGGGACCCACTTACTTTTCCattttccctgctttctctgACGATGCCCACACTCTACAAACTGCACCTTCTCACCCCAGCTCCATTCCCCATGGGCATCTATTGTTTTTTCCTTGGGAATTCACACACTGAAATCTATCCATCTTTCTGGGCCTAGTTCAAGTGCCACTTCTATGAAGTTTTTTTGAGCTCGCCACCTGAAAACAGCCTCTCTCTCTAGAGCTGTTTTGCTCCGTGTATTGCATTCACCTACCCTCCAGGCAGAGACCTATCTTGCTAACGTTTGAATTCCATGTGGCAGCCAGGGCACTGCTGCTCAGTAAGCAGCTGCTGAATGATGAATGCCCACCCAGCTAGATGCCGGGGCAGACAAGCATGAATCAGTTTGTATGCCCAAGGAACTTGATAAAAAGAGTCTGGCTCAGAGCATATTTGATTGGTGCGGAAGGGAGGGGGAATGACCTGTTTTTAAGACCGATAATCTCCTCTAAACTTATTTCAGTTCTTTTTACCCAAACAGCTTTAAATCAATatgaagttcaaaaaaaaaaaaaaatacatagcgCCATATAAAAGTAAGGAAGCGGAGAATCTCAAACTCTTGAGATCAGGGGCCTCCTTGATTTTAAGAATGTAAACAGGAGAGTGACTCATGCTGGACCCACGTCTACGTCCAGGCCTGGAGAGACTCAGCTGCTGAAATGCCCGACACAAACACCCCCTCACACTTCCCTTTGCAGCTGGTGACGAGGGGCCAGGAAGGAAGGGCCAGGAGGCCTTTCTCTGTCTGGGCTGGGCCTGTCCTGACGGCTACCAAAGGAAGCCTCATGAACAGGGCTTGTCTCTGTATGAAGGCCTATGTCACTGCCAGCTTTCTCTCCATCTTTACTTTGCACataagatggtaaaaaaaattctctaggCAATTGTATGTTCAAATTAGAACTAGAATAAAGCATGCTACCATTAACAACCACCAATTCATTGTCCTTGCCAATGCTTGATGGTCTTCAAGCTCTGAATTTTAATGTAGTCTCAAAAAACATTTGTAAGAATAAGTGGAAATCttttgacaattttttaaaaaatgggggaTGATATTTGGAAGTTCTTAGCTGTTGGCTGTTAAGTATTCATCTATTAAAAACTCTCAAAACTTTCAGCAGAGCCCTTCAGGTAAAGATTCCTTATACCTACATACAGTTTTTAACAGAGCTCAAAATCTAGGGCTCTCTATAAAGAAACATTGATCTTAAAAATCTAGTAAAAGGATGGCATTATGTGGAATTCCCCCTAAGTTCTCCATTATAATCTAAGAGACCATTCTCTCTCTGTTCCCAGAGCTCGAGGAACATAAACATGCACGTCTTGAGATTCAGAACCAGCCTCTGCACTAGTCTCACTTCTAGTTGCCCCAGTTCACACCTGAAGAGGCACCTGGGGCTATGGGGGCTTGAATTGTAACGCTCTCGTctaagaagggaaaaaaggagcCGAAGAATGTGGACAAAGAGCAGCGGGCCAAGAGCACACTCGCCAGACCCTGAAATCCAATTTCAGGAGAGAAATGCTGGTACACATCTTACACTGGGCTCCTACTCCATCTTCTGAATAACCCCAAGAGTCTACAAGAATAGtcacccactccagcgttcttgcctagagaatcccacggacagaggagcctgacaggttacagtccagggggtcgcaaagagtcggacacgactcagtgtcTAACACTAACTAAGTCTGTATAATCCACGCTTCTTGTGGACTTTAGACAGGCAACACAGAGTGACGCACTGGCTCCCTGCAGCCGCCCCGGGCCCCCTTGCCCCCGTTCGCCTGACCGAGGCTCACTTACCTGGTGCGGTCCCACCCTCGCTCTGCAGCAGCGCTCCTGCCACTTGTGCGTTGTTGGGGTTTGCTCCGGGCGCCGTGGAGGGAGGaggccctgccccgcccccgagGAGCATGCAGGACGGTGGAGGGGGCTGCCCACGTTTTAGTAACACTTTGTGGTCCTGCTGGCAACGGAATCGCGGCGGCACCTCCCGAGGCATGTAGCGGGCGGCGCTTGGCGGTTGTCCGTTCGGCACTGCCACCCTTTTGGCATTGTTGCCACCATTGACTGGTGGCGATGGAGAGCTGCCAATTGGGCTGGCGGCCGCTGGTTGGCTTAAACTTGGTTTCGTCACTTCGGGCACTGAAagagagagatgaggaaacagcctTTGAAATCCAGTGTATTCTTATGAAGATTATTTTTTCAAGAAAGTGTCCATGAGATAGGTTCCAATAAGACAATGCTCCTTTCATCCTACTCTGAGGGACATGATGTTTCCAGATCCTCCAGCACCTTCAGTTTACTGGAGAGAGCAAAGGGTGGAGAGTGACAGTGACAAGGATTCAAACACTGCGGTATCACAGAATGACATTCCGTTAactaagaaggagaaggaaggaagcaccATTCACTCCCCTAAATCAACAGTGGAGCCCTCTGAAGGGCTGCCTAGCAGGTCGGGTGCACACAGACCCCAGGCAAAATCCCTGGGGAAAGGTTCAAGGCTCTCAGCCCAAGAGCCCTTTCTCTCCATCCACATCCTTAAAGAAACTTTACCCAAAGTCCCTGGACTAGGTATGCTCAGCCTCCTTCATGTGCATTCCTGGACCATGTTGTCCGTCTCTGTGCCATTGAAAAAACTGTTTATATGGTGATTATCCATTTGTAGATCCTTCTCCTCACCAGGTCAGAAGACCCTCAATGGCAAGAACCCATCTTTTACCTTTCTTCCTTAGGGCCTGGCACAAAATATACCCCTAAAGGGAAACCAGGCTTACAGAATCTCAAGATCAACGTGGTTTTGGTTTCTACAGCCAGCTGAACTTAAAGACACTTGCTTGGCATTCTGTGTAAACATTAGAAATGTTATAAATCTctttgcttttattaaaaaaaaattaagtggaccttatgtgtatttttttcaacTATTCATTTAAAcgaaaaatttcaaaatgtagatatttttcctgtttaaatATTTAAGGTTTCCCTCCCTTGTAAAATGGCAAACAAGAAGGATGGGAGGAACATGTGAGATGACTATGAAGCTCTGCTGGACCCTCTGGCTTCCCTTTCACCCAGTGGAGAAAGTTCTTCTGGACTGGCAAATCCCTCACTTCATCCTACCAAAAGACTCCACCCTTTCCAGGAAAATCTACCTGGCAGCACACTCTGGCAGCAATACAGAAACAATCAGCCTGGTAATTCCGATGACTCTGAGGCCAGAATCCCTGACCCCCAGAGTCATGCGAGGGCCAGCCGTGGTGGCAGTATTGCTCTGACTGCTAAAATGATGCTGGGTCAGCAGGTTGTTCACTGAACTGGCTCCTT comes from the Bubalus kerabau isolate K-KA32 ecotype Philippines breed swamp buffalo chromosome 1, PCC_UOA_SB_1v2, whole genome shotgun sequence genome and includes:
- the TNRC6B gene encoding trinucleotide repeat-containing gene 6B protein isoform X6 → MEGHGKTPPPGEESKQEKEHEREEQLMEDKKRKKEDKKKKEATQKVTEQKTKVPEVTKPSLSQPAAASPIGSSPSPPVNGGNNAKRVAVPNGQPPSAARYMPREVPPRFRCQQDHKVLLKRGQPPPPSCMLLGGGAGPPPSTAPGANPNNAQVAGALLQSEGGTAPESTLGGAAASNYANSTWGPGASSNSGASSNPLHIWDKVIVDGSDMEEWPCIASKDTESSSENTTDNNSASNPGSEKSTLPGSTTSNKGKGSQCQSASSGNECNLGVWKSDPKAKSVQSSNSTTESNNGLGNWRNVSGQERIGPGSGFSNFNPNSNPSAWPALVQEGNSRKGALETETSNSNAQVSTVGQASREQQSKMENAGVNFVVSGREQAQIHNTDGPKNGNTNSLNSSSPNPMENKGMPFGMGLGNASRSTDAPSQSTGDRKTGSVGSWGAARGPSGTDTASGQSNSGNNGNNGKEREESWKGAPVQKSTGSKSDSWDNNNRSTGGSWNFGPQDSNDNKWGEGNKMTSGVSQGEWKQPTGSDELKIGEWSGPNQPNSSTGAWDNQKGHPLPENQGNAQAPCWGRSSSSTGSEVGGQSTGSNHKAGSSDSHNSGRRSYRPTHPDCQAVLQTLLSRTDLDPRVLSNTGWGQTQIKQDTVWDVEEVPRPEGKSDKGTEGWESAATQTKSSGGWGDAPSQSNQMKSGWGELSASTEWKDPKNTGGWNDYKNNNSSNWGGGRPDEKTSSSWNENSSKDQGWGGGRQPNQGWTSGKNGWGEEVDQAKTSNWENAASKPVSGWGEGGQSEIGTWGSGGNASLASKGGWEDCKRSPAWTETGRQPSSWNKQHQQQQPPQQLPPPQPEASGSWGGPAPPPPGNGRPSNSNWSSGPQPVTPKDEEPSGWEEPSPQSISRKMDIDDGTSAWGDPNSYNYKNVNLWDKNSQGGPAPREANLPTPMTGKSASVWSKSTPSAPDNGTSAWGEPNESSPGWGEMDDTGASTTGWGTAPSNAPNAMKPNSKSMQDGWGENDGPVAGTRHPSWEEEDDGGVWNTAGSQGSASSHNSASWGQGGKKQMKCSLKGGNSDSWMNPLAKQFSNMGLLSQTEDNPSSKMDLSVGSLPDKKFDVDKRAMNLGDFNDIMRKDRSGFRPPNSKDMGTTDSGPYFEKGGNHGLFGNSTAQSRGVHTPVQPLNSSPNLRAQVPPQFISPQVSASMLKQFPNSGLNPGLFNVGPQLSPQQIAMLSQLPQIPQFQLACQLLLQQQQQQQLLQNQRKLSQAVRQQQEQQLARMVSALQQQQQQQQQQQQRQPSMKHSPSHPVGPKPHLDNMVPNALNVGLPDLQTKGPISGYGSGFSSGGMDYGMVGGKEAGTESRFKQWTSMMEVPSVATQEANMHKNGAIVAPGKTRGGSPYNQFDIIPGDTLGGHTGPAGDSWLPAKSPPTNKIGSKSSNASWPPEFQPGVPWKGIQNIDPESDPYVTPGSVLGGTATSPIVDTDHQLLRDNTTGSNSSLNTSLPSPGAWPYSASDNSFTNVHSTSAKFPDYKSTWSPDPIGHNPTHLSNKMWKNHISSRNTTPLPRPPPGLTNPKPSSPWSSTAPRSVRGWGTQDSRLASASTWSDGGSVRPSYWLVLHNLTPQIDGSTLRTICMQHGPLLTFHLNLTQGTALIRYSTKQEAAKAQTALHMCVLGNTTILAEFATDDEVSRFLAQAQPPTPAATPSAPAAGWQSLETGQTQSDPVGPALNLFGGSTGLGQWSSGAGGGSGADLAGASLWGPPNYSSSLWGVPTVEDPHRMGSPAPLLPGDLLGGGSDSI
- the TNRC6B gene encoding trinucleotide repeat-containing gene 6B protein isoform X8, with product MMDQKACVRVWEGSTDRSYIVSLLGSTAGGQQVEQEDFVMEGHGKTPPPGEESKQEKEHEREEQLMEDKKRKKEDKKKKEATQKVTEQKTKVPEVTKPSLSQPAAASPIGSSPSPPVNGGNNAKRVAVPNGQPPSAARYMPREVPPRFRCQQDHKVLLKRGQPPPPSCMLLGGGAGPPPSTAPGANPNNAQVAGALLQSEGGTAPESTLGGAAASNYANSTWGPGASSNSGASSNPLHIWDKVIVDGSDMEEWPCIASKDTESSSENTTDNNSASNPGSEKSTLPGSTTSNKGKGSQCQSASSGNECNLGVWKSDPKAKSVQSSNSTTESNNGLGNWRNVSGQERIGPGSGFSNFNPNSNPSAWPALVQEGNSRKGALETETSNSNAQVSTVGQASREQQSKMENAGVNFVVSGREQAQIHNTDGPKNGNTNSLNSSSPNPMENKGMPFGMGLGNASRSTDAPSQSTGDRKTGSVGSWGAARGPSGTDTASGQSNSGNNGNNGKEREESWKGAPVQKSTGSKSDSWDNNNRSTGGSWNFGPQDSNDNKWGEGNKMTSGVSQGEWKQPTGSDELKIGEWSGPNQPNSSTGAWDNQKGHPLPENQGNAQAPCWGRSSSSTGSEVGGQSTGSNHKAGSSDSHNSGRRSYRPTHPDCQAVLQTLLSRTDLDPRVLSNTGWGQTQIKQDTVWDVEEVPRPEGKSDKGTEGWESAATQTKSSGGWGDAPSQSNQMKSGWGELSASTEWKDPKNTGGWNDYKNNNSSNWGGGRPDEKTSSSWNENSSKDQGWGGGRQPNQGWTSGKNGWGEEVDQAKTSNWENAASKPVSGWGEGGQSEIGTWGSGGNASLASKGGWEDCKRSPAWTETGRQPSSWNKQHQQQQPPQQLPPPQPEASGSWGGPAPPPPGNGRPSNSNWSSGPQPVTPKDEEPSGWEEPSPQSISRKMDIDDGTSAWGDPNSYNYKNVNLWDKNSQGGPAPREANLPTPMTGKSASDSKSMQDGWGENDGPVAGTRHPSWEEEDDGGVWNTAGSQGSASSHNSASWGQGGKKQMKCSLKGGNSDSWMNPLAKQFSNMGLLSQTEDNPSSKMDLSVGSLPDKKFDVDKRAMNLGDFNDIMRKDRSGFRPPNSKDMGTTDSGPYFEKGGNHGLFGNSTAQSRGVHTPVQPLNSSPNLRAQVPPQFISPQVSASMLKQFPNSGLNPGLFNVGPQLSPQQIAMLSQLPQIPQFQLACQLLLQQQQQQQLLQNQRKLSQAVRQQQEQQLARMVSALQQQQQQQQQQQQRQPSMKHSPSHPVGPKPHLDNMVPNALNVGLPDLQTKGPISGYGSGFSSGGMDYGMVGGKEAGTESRFKQWTSMMEVPSVATQEANMHKNGAIVAPGKTRGGSPYNQFDIIPGDTLGGHTGPAGDSWLPAKSPPTNKIGSKSSNASWPPEFQPGVPWKGIQNIDPESDPYVTPGSVLGGTATSPIVDTDHQLLRDNTTGSNSSLNTSLPSPGAWPYSASDNSFTNVHSTSAKFPDYKSTWSPDPIGHNPTHLSNKMWKNHISSRNTTPLPRPPPGLTNPKPSSPWSSTAPRSVRGWGTQDSRLASASTWSDGGSVRPSYWLVLHNLTPQIDGSTLRTICMQHGPLLTFHLNLTQGTALIRYSTKQEAAKAQTALHMCVLGNTTILAEFATDDEVSRFLAQAQPPTPAATPSAPAAGWQSLETGQTQSDPVGPALNLFGGSTGLGQWSSGAGGGSGADLAGASLWGPPNYSSSLWGVPTVEDPHRMGSPAPLLPGDLLGGGSDSI
- the TNRC6B gene encoding trinucleotide repeat-containing gene 6B protein isoform X9 yields the protein MEDKKRKKEDKKKKEATQKVTEQKTKVPEVTKPSLSQPAAASPIGSSPSPPVNGGNNAKRVAVPNGQPPSAARYMPREVPPRFRCQQDHKVLLKRGQPPPPSCMLLGGGAGPPPSTAPGANPNNAQVAGALLQSEGGTAPESTLGGAAASNYANSTWGPGASSNSGASSNPLHIWDKVIVDGSDMEEWPCIASKDTESSSENTTDNNSASNPGSEKSTLPGSTTSNKGKGSQCQSASSGNECNLGVWKSDPKAKSVQSSNSTTESNNGLGNWRNVSGQERIGPGSGFSNFNPNSNPSAWPALVQEGNSRKGALETETSNSNAQVSTVGQASREQQSKMENAGVNFVVSGREQAQIHNTDGPKNGNTNSLNSSSPNPMENKGMPFGMGLGNASRSTDAPSQSTGDRKTGSVGSWGAARGPSGTDTASGQSNSGNNGNNGKEREESWKGAPVQKSTGSKSDSWDNNNRSTGGSWNFGPQDSNDNKWGEGNKMTSGVSQGEWKQPTGSDELKIGEWSGPNQPNSSTGAWDNQKGHPLPENQGNAQAPCWGRSSSSTGSEVGGQSTGSNHKAGSSDSHNSGRRSYRPTHPDCQAVLQTLLSRTDLDPRVLSNTGWGQTQIKQDTVWDVEEVPRPEGKSDKGTEGWESAATQTKSSGGWGDAPSQSNQMKSGWGELSASTEWKDPKNTGGWNDYKNNNSSNWGGGRPDEKTSSSWNENSSKDQGWGGGRQPNQGWTSGKNGWGEEVDQAKTSNWENAASKPVSGWGEGGQSEIGTWGSGGNASLASKGGWEDCKRSPAWTETGRQPSSWNKQHQQQQPPQQLPPPQPEASGSWGGPAPPPPGNGRPSNSNWSSGPQPVTPKDEEPSGWEEPSPQSISRKMDIDDGTSAWGDPNSYNYKNVNLWDKNSQGGPAPREANLPTPMTGKSASVWSKSTPSAPDNGTSAWGEPNESSPGWGEMDDTGASTTGWGTAPSNAPNAMKPNSKSMQDGWGENDGPVAGTRHPSWEEEDDGGVWNTAGSQGSASSHNSASWGQGGKKQMKCSLKGGNSDSWMNPLAKQFSNMGLLSQTEDNPSSKMDLSVGSLPDKKFDVDKRAMNLGDFNDIMRKDRSGFRPPNSKDMGTTDSGPYFEKGGNHGLFGNSTAQSRGVHTPVQPLNSSPNLRAQVPPQFISPQVSASMLKQFPNSGLNPGLFNVGPQLSPQQIAMLSQLPQIPQFQLACQLLLQQQQQQQLLQNQRKLSQAVRQQQEQQLARMVSALQQQQQQQQQQQQRQPSMKHSPSHPVGPKPHLDNMVPNALNVGLPDLQTKGPISGYGSGFSSGGMDYGMVGGKEAGTESRFKQWTSMMEVPSVATQEANMHKNGAIVAPGKTRGGSPYNQFDIIPGDTLGGHTGPAGDSWLPAKSPPTNKIGSKSSNASWPPEFQPGVPWKGIQNIDPESDPYVTPGSVLGGTATSPIVDTDHQLLRDNTTGSNSSLNTSLPSPGAWPYSASDNSFTNVHSTSAKFPDYKSTWSPDPIGHNPTHLSNKMWKNHISSRNTTPLPRPPPGLTNPKPSSPWSSTAPRSVRGWGTQDSRLASASTWSDGGSVRPSYWLVLHNLTPQIDGSTLRTICMQHGPLLTFHLNLTQGTALIRYSTKQEAAKAQTALHMCVLGNTTILAEFATDDEVSRFLAQAQPPTPAATPSAPAAGWQSLETGQTQSDPVGPALNLFGGSTGLGQWSSGAGGGSGADLAGASLWGPPNYSSSLWGVPTVEDPHRMGSPAPLLPGDLLGGGSDSI
- the TNRC6B gene encoding trinucleotide repeat-containing gene 6B protein isoform X7 → MREKEHEREEQLMEDKKRKKEDKKKKEATQKVTEQKTKVPEVTKPSLSQPAAASPIGSSPSPPVNGGNNAKRVAVPNGQPPSAARYMPREVPPRFRCQQDHKVLLKRGQPPPPSCMLLGGGAGPPPSTAPGANPNNAQVAGALLQSEGGTAPESTLGGAAASNYANSTWGPGASSNSGASSNPLHIWDKVIVDGSDMEEWPCIASKDTESSSENTTDNNSASNPGSEKSTLPGSTTSNKGKGSQCQSASSGNECNLGVWKSDPKAKSVQSSNSTTESNNGLGNWRNVSGQERIGPGSGFSNFNPNSNPSAWPALVQEGNSRKGALETETSNSNAQVSTVGQASREQQSKMENAGVNFVVSGREQAQIHNTDGPKNGNTNSLNSSSPNPMENKGMPFGMGLGNASRSTDAPSQSTGDRKTGSVGSWGAARGPSGTDTASGQSNSGNNGNNGKEREESWKGAPVQKSTGSKSDSWDNNNRSTGGSWNFGPQDSNDNKWGEGNKMTSGVSQGEWKQPTGSDELKIGEWSGPNQPNSSTGAWDNQKGHPLPENQGNAQAPCWGRSSSSTGSEVGGQSTGSNHKAGSSDSHNSGRRSYRPTHPDCQAVLQTLLSRTDLDPRVLSNTGWGQTQIKQDTVWDVEEVPRPEGKSDKGTEGWESAATQTKSSGGWGDAPSQSNQMKSGWGELSASTEWKDPKNTGGWNDYKNNNSSNWGGGRPDEKTSSSWNENSSKDQGWGGGRQPNQGWTSGKNGWGEEVDQAKTSNWENAASKPVSGWGEGGQSEIGTWGSGGNASLASKGGWEDCKRSPAWTETGRQPSSWNKQHQQQQPPQQLPPPQPEASGSWGGPAPPPPGNGRPSNSNWSSGPQPVTPKDEEPSGWEEPSPQSISRKMDIDDGTSAWGDPNSYNYKNVNLWDKNSQGGPAPREANLPTPMTGKSASVWSKSTPSAPDNGTSAWGEPNESSPGWGEMDDTGASTTGWGTAPSNAPNAMKPNSKSMQDGWGENDGPVAGTRHPSWEEEDDGGVWNTAGSQGSASSHNSASWGQGGKKQMKCSLKGGNSDSWMNPLAKQFSNMGLLSQTEDNPSSKMDLSVGSLPDKKFDVDKRAMNLGDFNDIMRKDRSGFRPPNSKDMGTTDSGPYFEKGGNHGLFGNSTAQSRGVHTPVQPLNSSPNLRAQVPPQFISPQVSASMLKQFPNSGLNPGLFNVGPQLSPQQIAMLSQLPQIPQFQLACQLLLQQQQQQQLLQNQRKLSQAVRQQQEQQLARMVSALQQQQQQQQQQQQRQPSMKHSPSHPVGPKPHLDNMVPNALNVGLPDLQTKGPISGYGSGFSSGGMDYGMVGGKEAGTESRFKQWTSMMEVPSVATQEANMHKNGAIVAPGKTRGGSPYNQFDIIPGDTLGGHTGPAGDSWLPAKSPPTNKIGSKSSNASWPPEFQPGVPWKGIQNIDPESDPYVTPGSVLGGTATSPIVDTDHQLLRDNTTGSNSSLNTSLPSPGAWPYSASDNSFTNVHSTSAKFPDYKSTWSPDPIGHNPTHLSNKMWKNHISSRNTTPLPRPPPGLTNPKPSSPWSSTAPRSVRGWGTQDSRLASASTWSDGGSVRPSYWLVLHNLTPQIDGSTLRTICMQHGPLLTFHLNLTQGTALIRYSTKQEAAKAQTALHMCVLGNTTILAEFATDDEVSRFLAQAQPPTPAATPSAPAAGWQSLETGQTQSDPVGPALNLFGGSTGLGQWSSGAGGGSGADLAGASLWGPPNYSSSLWGVPTVEDPHRMGSPAPLLPGDLLGGGSDSI